The Salmo trutta chromosome 6, fSalTru1.1, whole genome shotgun sequence genomic sequence GGGGGCGAGTGGAGTGGACACCGATGTTAAGCATGATGCAGGTGAGTTTGTCCTCTGATTAACAGCACTACCTATGGTTTTGCACTGTCTTTATGAATTTGAGTTATGCATTTTTTGAATAGATACAAGCACATTGACATATTGAGTAGCCTAAACAATTAGCTTGTGTTCATTGTAAACGCCTGTCCCTTGAAGGTTTAGACCTTAAAGTATCAATATGCTATGACTGTATTTGTGTTGTCAGTTAATCAGGATCTGTCAGGGTTCCATGGACCAAAACATCTGCTGAAATATCTTGTCTTTCTGCTTCACATCAGATGCTGCATCATTACAACTGAAGCTTTTAGAAGTTTCAGCCTCCCTCTCAGACACATGTCAAAATAATGAGAACTCTGAAGGACCCCAGCAGAATTACAACAGTAGGCACACTCTCATTGGGTCTGGCAACAAGGATAAAGAGATGGATAAGGAAGTCGGAGTGAAAGACCCGGAGGGAGGTGGAGTTGTCTTGGAGTCGGATCAGGAGATAGATCAGTCCACACAAACACCTGTCGACAATGAAAAGTCCACAGGAAAAAATGGTGTAATGGCTGATGGCGATGACAGCCGTCCATTCAAATGTAATGCGTGCTTAGAGGCTTTTCCTACCAGGACCACATTGTGTGTTCACTACAACTCTGCATCCCATGTGCAACGGATGAGAACAGGATCCCTAAAACAGGGTGGCGAAAATGACACCCCTGCTCCCTCAGTCCCTTTTCTGTCTCGGCCATATTTATCAAACAAGCCCTACCAGTGCGCTGTGTGTCGAGTCTCTTACAACCATGCCATTACCCTGGAGAGTCATTTGAAATCTGTTTTGCATCAGACCCGCAGCAGAAATGCAGGAGTCTCTGCCAACAGTGGAACTGGAAATTCGGGAACTAACAACATGGCTACTAACTTAGTTGTTACCTCTGGGGGCAGCACTGCACAGTTGGTTTGCACCACCAGCAGCAATTGTGTCATCCCGGCAAGCCTGACAGCAGCAGCAATGACTACCAAAGACGGAGAACCTATTCAAACTCAGCCGGCTCCCTCGCTGCTTTCCTCCCCTGTAGCCTCTGCTCAGGCAGTCTCTGCCTTTCTCACCCTCCTCACGTCCAGCCCAAGCTCTCTCTCgcactccctcctcccctctctgtttGCGGCTGGGTCGTCCCCTGCCACAGCCACACCTCAGCTCATACCCCAGCATCAGATGCTCATGCCCTTTATCGTGAATGGGCTCCAAACACAAAGCCAGAGTCTAAACCCAGAGCTTTTGACACAGTCTGTTCCCCTTCTAGGTCTCAATGCTGCCCAGCAAGCTATCCTGGCCCAAAGACTCAGTAGCTTACAGAACCAGTGGCCAGCTGTCGGCCTCCAAGCAACCACACAAACCTGTTCAGAAGACAACCAAACAAACAAGAGCAAATTGAAGGAAGAGACGAATGAGATGACAATTGAGGAGAAAAGGTCACTTAAGGCTGAGAAGGGGAAAAATTGGCCCTTGGAAtgtgatggagaaagagagatttgTGAGGAGGATAGTGAAGGATATGCACAAGAGCTCATCAGCGCCTTAGTAAGGAAAAATAACAGGGTTGAGTCATGTAGGATAGATGGAGATAATGAAATGAAAGATGGCACAACATACGAAGGGAACTCTGCAGATGGAAAAGGGGAGGACATTGACAAGTGTATTGACCGCTCACCGTCTGTTACCAGCAACTCAAGCCTAAGTCCTACCACTTTAAATCTTATGCTTATCCCTGATTGTACCCTTCAAAAATCTCAAGTTGGCACAAGTCCTTGTGCCTCTGTCTTGTCACCAAAATTGAGCCCCTTTAAACGCGCCTTAAATTCCAACTCATCAGATCCAACTCATCCCCATGCTAATTTGAGGGCTCGGCACTTCTCCCCAGGGCCCCCGATACTGTCAGAGTTCCAGATACAGGTTCTGCGTGCGTTTCTGGAGTCGCGTAGTGGGGCTGACGCAGCCAGTCCTCCCCGTGATGACTGTGAGTCGTTGGGCAGGGAGGTGGGGCTCACCGAGGCGGAGGTACACAAGTGGCTCACTGATGCCCGACGTGCCAAAGAAAAGCAGAAAGCTAGGGGCGCAGGGCACATGCGCAGCATTGCAGCCTACGGTAAAAGATACAACCGTCTCGATAACGAAGAGGAGGAAGGTGCCCTTACAATAAATATGCTTGAGGGAAGGGACAGCGGTGAGGCCTCTGGCAGTCACGCAATGGATCTGTCCAATAGTGGAGGAAGGAGGAAAGAGTTGGGGAGGGAGAGCCAAGGGGACTCGTGTCTGGCCTCTGATTCAGACAATGAAGAATTCTACACCTCTGTCATCGTGAGTGAGGAGGACAGCCTGAGTGGCTCCATGAGGGAGGGGCCAGGCAGCCCTGCTAAAGAGGAGGCTCTGGTAGAACTGGCAGGAGACAAGGGCTCGGGAGGAGGAAAGGTGCTGCGCTCCACCACTGTGTTTCTCTCAGATGCCGAGGATGACGATGATGACGAGGAGGCTGCATCTCAGAGAgcaaagagaagaaagagaaagagggagttgGAGCGGGAGGAGGTGGAGGTCAAGAAGGAGAGATTAGACCCCGACGTGGATTTGGAACTAGAGGCCCAAGCTGATCCTCCTTCCCAACTTTCCATCGCCATTGACCATCGAGGGCTTCCAAGTGGCATTCtacactccctccctctgtctttgtcCCTGGCTCCATTCTCTACTCAATTCCTTAGCccctatgttctctctctccctccctcagtggtTGGGCTTGGAGTTGCAGAAGGAGATGGAGGCAAAGTACCTGCCTTTCCAAACCCTCCTAACATCACCCGGTTCTCTGACCCTCTCATTACATCACCACTCTCCCTTCATACCCACACCTCCCACTACATGTCTAATGGTGGAGACTGTGAGGCTGCTTTAGATCTCAGCATCAGGAAAAGCCACAGCTCAACATCTGCTTCTTCCACCTCTCTCATGGGTGACAAGACTTCAGCACAAAAGGGCCGTCTGCTTGACGGGCTAGGTCTAAGGCCCACAGCTTTTGGGTTACCTGAGGAAGGGAGACTCGGTGTGGTCAAGTTCAAACCTGAGCAAGCAGCGTCCAACAGCAGTGGCTTTGCCCGTGGCAATAACATGGCTAAGGCCAGCACTGTTTACATGCGGGCAGCAGAGAGGTTGAACACCTCCATCATTGAGAGAGAAAAGGAGcgggagagggaaaaagagaaggagagggaccaGAAAGGCAGGCCCAAAGCACGACGGTACAGGGACATGAGACGTTCCAGGACCATCATCCAGGCTGAGCAGCTCGATGTGCTTTATGGCTGCTATTTCAAAGATCCAAATCCTGGGAAACATGAGTTTGAGCAGATATCAGAGTGGGTCCATCTCCCAAAGAAAGTTGTACAGATCTGGTTCCAGAACATGCGGGCTAGGGAGCGCAAGGGTGAGGTTCGCTTCGTCAGTGATGGCACTCTGGCAGCAGTGGGCAAACCGCTCATCAAGTTCACCTGGCCACTGTCACAACCCATCTTCTCCAGCACCCCGAAATCAAACACCAACAGTAGCGTCTCAACTGTAGCCAATCCAGTACGGGCCCTCCCAAAGACTGAGGTGAAAGAGGAAATTGTCAAAATCAAAAACCAAGTTCCTAACAGGCCCAAGGAGGTGGCCTCTTCCAT encodes the following:
- the zfhx2 gene encoding zinc finger homeobox protein 4 yields the protein MQEESGETVCGDSNRVAVWLCPLCQQGLPDRGSLALHLNDGHSVLPNCVDKLLDIAAPKQGASGVDTDVKHDADAASLQLKLLEVSASLSDTCQNNENSEGPQQNYNSRHTLIGSGNKDKEMDKEVGVKDPEGGGVVLESDQEIDQSTQTPVDNEKSTGKNGVMADGDDSRPFKCNACLEAFPTRTTLCVHYNSASHVQRMRTGSLKQGGENDTPAPSVPFLSRPYLSNKPYQCAVCRVSYNHAITLESHLKSVLHQTRSRNAGVSANSGTGNSGTNNMATNLVVTSGGSTAQLVCTTSSNCVIPASLTAAAMTTKDGEPIQTQPAPSLLSSPVASAQAVSAFLTLLTSSPSSLSHSLLPSLFAAGSSPATATPQLIPQHQMLMPFIVNGLQTQSQSLNPELLTQSVPLLGLNAAQQAILAQRLSSLQNQWPAVGLQATTQTCSEDNQTNKSKLKEETNEMTIEEKRSLKAEKGKNWPLECDGEREICEEDSEGYAQELISALVRKNNRVESCRIDGDNEMKDGTTYEGNSADGKGEDIDKCIDRSPSVTSNSSLSPTTLNLMLIPDCTLQKSQVGTSPCASVLSPKLSPFKRALNSNSSDPTHPHANLRARHFSPGPPILSEFQIQVLRAFLESRSGADAASPPRDDCESLGREVGLTEAEVHKWLTDARRAKEKQKARGAGHMRSIAAYGKRYNRLDNEEEEGALTINMLEGRDSGEASGSHAMDLSNSGGRRKELGRESQGDSCLASDSDNEEFYTSVIVSEEDSLSGSMREGPGSPAKEEALVELAGDKGSGGGKVLRSTTVFLSDAEDDDDDEEAASQRAKRRKRKRELEREEVEVKKERLDPDVDLELEAQADPPSQLSIAIDHRGLPSGILHSLPLSLSLAPFSTQFLSPYVLSLPPSVVGLGVAEGDGGKVPAFPNPPNITRFSDPLITSPLSLHTHTSHYMSNGGDCEAALDLSIRKSHSSTSASSTSLMGDKTSAQKGRLLDGLGLRPTAFGLPEEGRLGVVKFKPEQAASNSSGFARGNNMAKASTVYMRAAERLNTSIIEREKEREREKEKERDQKGRPKARRYRDMRRSRTIIQAEQLDVLYGCYFKDPNPGKHEFEQISEWVHLPKKVVQIWFQNMRARERKGEVRFVSDGTLAAVGKPLIKFTWPLSQPIFSSTPKSNTNSSVSTVANPVRALPKTEVKEEIVKIKNQVPNRPKEVASSISSVSSSVSAVPKTKMEVTNNVTMVKIAPKSIALSLPVVPKETRPTPPCPPPKYAPEEDVGENDSDEEVDEHNQEKPLAGPGSTNRMVPKMPSTPISKSLAATSQKQNGLNYWSAKGPFKINKLSREQLGLSTPRAPTVVGATAATTALNISAAASTVATTTTTASASPQTTVSIVTIAKTAPSEGSFLHHSTTRRPRTHLSCLQLSILQSCYETCAHPNALECEAVGTELGLPLKVVQIWFQNTRAKEKRWRLQQEKLSPVSSDPSKKVDMSSGSYLQYNALRAHRPILPKPVQLTVLEPSSPPARGQPAGREMLRGRCEACNAGFESRAAARSHVFSPRHLATLRTTNFGQPATVINNGSDTGSSSVSALGSVVEDPPASPTPPPASSTS